GCGGATTCGGCGTGCCGGCGGCATCCGCAGCCGCCCCGCGGAAGAAGCTCACCGTGTCGCGCAGGGCCGCCAGGCCGACGCCCATCACCTTCGGGTCCTTGGCGACGTACTGCAGTTCGTAGAGGCGATTGGGCTGGAAGCCGCCCTTGAGGCAGACGCGCGTGGGATCGGCGGTGCCGGGGAATGGGTTGGCTGCCGCATCGCAGGCGGCGAACTTCCAGTCCGACGGTGGAATGGCCACGCGAGGGTCCGTCTCGTTGACGCGCTGCGTCAGCAGATAGCCCGGGCGGGTGTTGTCCAGATCGGCCGGCGCATACGGGATCATGCTGCCGTTGAAGACGCCGCCGGGCAGCGCGATCGACGGTGTGGCCGCAGGGGCCAGCAGCTCCGTCGCATAGGGACCGGTGATCGACGAGCCGTCCTTGTTGCGGGCGACCGGCACCGTCGCCGTGAGTCGCTGCGGCGAACTCTTGGGCACGTCGCCTTGCCAGGCCGAGAACATCCAGACGTAGCCGCGTTCGAAGAACTCTGCGTCGCTCGGGTTGGCCGCGAGGTTGGGCATCGTCAGGATGTTGCCGCGGTTGGGCGCGTCGTAGCGCAGCACGCCGTTGGCCTTGCTCATGTCCTTGGGCTTGAGCATCGTGAAGTCCGCGCTGTACTCGACCATGCCCCGCGCGTTCACCGGTGCCAGCTCGAGGTCCTGGATGATCGCGTTCTTCGAATTCTTGGGATCGAGTTCGCCGCTGATGGTGCCGCTGACCTGCTCGTAGGCGCCGACGCTTCCGAAGGTGCCGGGGAAGTCGGTGGTCGCGGTGATCGTCATCTTCAGCTGCGGCGTGACGGACGCTGCGGGCGGCGGGGTCGTCGGTGGCGGCGACGAGGAGCCTCCGCCGCCCCCGCATGCCGAGATGAAAGCGGCTGCGGATGCCGCAGCAAAGAGCGCCCGCAGGCGCGGTCGAGTGGTCATGTTGTCTCCGGTCGTTGTGGTGGGTCGTGTCTTGCCCGGGGACAATGTAGGACGCACCCAACCATCCGTAAAATCGAAATTTCAGATGGATTGATCCAAAACCCGGATCATCGAGATCGCTGCCTCGACGCGCGCGCCGGTGCATGCCGACACTGCTGTCAACGAATGCGTTGGACGAGAGAGCACACCGCCACGCTTGACGCAGAACTGACGGAGGACTGCAGTTGCACCTGCGCCCGGACGGGCGTCAGGTGTCGCTGCTCAGATGCTTCAGGACCACCACCGCACGTTCGGTGGATGGCTAAGCGCTCTCAACGCGGCGCGTCGCCCTTGCGGAACTCGGCGGTGAGTTCGTCGAGCTTTGTCTTGAGCGCCGGGTCGAGTTTGTACTCGGCCGCGGCCAGCGTGGCGTCGAGCTGATCGGGCCGGCTGGCGCCCAGCAGCGGTGCGGTGATCAGCGGGTTGGCCATCACCCAGGCCACGGCCAGCGTCGCGAGCGGCACGCCGGCTTCGTCGGCGACCGCATGCAGGCGCTGCACGGCGTCGAAGCTGCGCTCGTTCCAGTAGCGGTCCTGGTACATCGCGCCGGCGGTGCCGAGGGTGAAGCGGGTGTTGGCCTCGGGCTTGGCGCCCGGCTTGTACTTGCCGGTCAGCAGGCCGCCGGCCAGCGGGTTGTAGGGGATCACGCCCAGGCCCTCTTCGCCGACCAGCGGCAGCAGTTCGCGCTCGATCTCGCGGAACAGCAGGCTGTAGCGCGGCTGCACCGACACGAAGCGCGTGAGCCGCAGGAAGTCGGCGCGGCCCAGCGCGCGCGCCAGGCGGTAGGCCAGGAAGTTCGACACGCCGATGTAGCGCGCGCGGCCCGACTTGACGATGGTGTCCATCGCCTCGATGGCTTCGTCGAGCGGCGTCTCGCGGTCGTCGCTGTGCAGCTGGTAGAGGTCGACGTGGTCGAGCTGCAGGCGTTTGAGCGACGCGTCGATGGCGGCGAGCAGGTGCTTGCGCGACGCGCCCTGGTCCCAGGCGTTCGGGCCCATCTTGCCGACCGCCTTGGTCGCGACGATGAAGTCGCCGCGGCGGCTCGCGCCCTGGGCCTTCAGCCAGCGACCGACGATCTCTTCGGTGCGGCCGGCCGTCTCGAGCCCACCGCCCAGCGGGTACACGTCGGCGATGTCGAGGAAGTTGATGCCACCGTCGGTGGCCTTGTTCAGGATGGCATGCGAGACCGACTCTTCGGTCTGCAGGCCGAAGGTCATGGTGCCGAGCGCGAGGCGCGACACGGTGAGGCCGGTGCGGCCGAGGCGGGTGGTGGGGATGCTCATGCGAAGGACCTTCGGGTGACGGTGATCGCCCAGTTTAGGCAATCCATCCCGCCCGTGCGCGCCTCCGGCGCGGCACCCTCACTTCTTGGTCGACGGAATGGCCTCGGAGGCCTTCTGGTTGGTGTTCGGCGGCGACGTCGCTGTCGTGGCCGGCGAATGGGCACCCGCGGCTTCGATCGGCTTTGCGTCGGCCGGCGGCGCATACGCGAACGGGCCGGGGTCGGTGCACGCCGGCGTGGCCGTGGGCGACGGCACCGGCTTGCCGGCCGAGGCCGCACTTGCGCGGTACTTGGCGGCCACGCGGTCCTGCGCCTGGCACAGCTTGAGGTTGTCCACCTGCGTGGCCCAGGCGGCCCTGGCGGCGGTTTCGGCCGCCTTGGCCTTGGCTTCGGGGGTCGGGTTCGGTGCGGGCAGCTTGGCGAAGGCGGCCGGCGCCGCCAGGACCAGGGCCAGCACGGCCGGAGCGAAGGTGTTCATCTGGAAAGTCATGAGGGGGTTCCTTCGACCGGCACGGTGCGCACCGGTGTCGTACTGGCGTCGGCCGAGCGCTGCGCCGGGATCTTGCCGGCCACGATGTCGTCGTACCAGAGCTCGTGGTGCTCCTTGGCCCAGGTCTCGTCGACGTAGCCGGTGCGCATGGCCTTGTAGGCACCCGACATGCCCAGCGTGCCGATGTAGATGTGGCCCATGATCATCGCCATCATGCAGAGCGTGGCCACGGCATGGACCATGTGCGCGATCTGCATCTCGCCGCGCGTGTAGACGAAGCCCGGCAGCAACTTGTCGAGGAACAGGCCCGAGCCGATGACGAAGGTGCCCAGGAACAGCACGCCGCCCCAGAACACGGCCTTCTCGCCGGCGTTGAAGCGATGCGACGGGACTTCCTTGCCGCCGAACAGGCCGCCGGCGTGGCGCAGCCATTTCAGGTCGGCCATGGTCGGCCAGTTGCTGCGGATGAAGGTGACGATCATGAAGACCGTGGTCACCACGAACAGCGGGCCGACGAAGTTGTGGATGGTCTTCAGCGCATAGGTCAGGTAGCCGAAGATCGCGCCGCCGAGGATCGGCAGCAGAAAGAACTTGCCGAAGGCCATCACGATGCCGGAGATGGCCAGCGTGACGAAGGCGATGGCGTTCGACCAGTGCGTCGCCCGCTCGAAGGGCGTGAAGCGTTCGATCTTGCGGCCGGTCTCGGTGCCGTGCAGCCCGATGGTGCCGCGCGCGAAATAGAAGATGGCCAGCGCCAGCAGCGTGACGAAGAGCAGCGCCGCGCCGTAGGGAATGATCCAGTTGTTGCGCACCTGCCGCCAGGCTTCGCCCGCGTTGGTGTAGCGCGAGCCGGGGTACTTCACGAAGGGCTGGATCAGGTTGCCGGCCTCGGGCGCCTCGCTCTTGGGCAGGCTGCTGTAGCCGGTCGTGCCCTGCCCCACCTGGCGCCACATCGGCGCGTTGTTGCCCGGCTGCACCTTGACGCGTTCGCCGTTGCTCTGGTTCAGGTAGTTGGGGTCGGCGCTGGCCTCGGGCTTCACGTCGAAGATGTTCTGGCTGCGGATGCCGCCGTTGGCGGGTGCGGCCACGGGTGCCGTCGGTGCGGCGGCCGGCGCCTCGGTCACGGTGCCGCTCACGGACGCGCCGGCGGGCTGCGCCGCAACCGTGCCCGCGCCGAGCGCCATCGCCAGAACCAGGGAAGCTGTCGTCAGCACGTGTCTCATGCGGCCTCGCTCAGTTCTCTTTGTTGTATTCGTTCTGGCCCAGCATGCGGGTCTTGATCTGCTGTTCCCACGCGGTCTTGTCGCCGACCTTCCAGCCGGAGGCGGTGAAGACCGTACCGGTGTTGGCCTGCTCGCCGGTGCCGCTCCAGGGCACGGCATCGAACTTGACGCCCTGGGCGTTGGTCTGCGGCTTCTCGCCACACGCCGCGAGCAGCGCGCAGCCGGTCAGCGCGATCGCCACGACGCCGGCGCGGCTCATTGCTTCACCCCGTTGGTCGGCGTGCCTGCCTGCTGCGAACCGTAGGCCGTGCCCCAGCCCCACACTTCGGCGCCCTTGCCGCGGTGCAGCACGCGGGTGCGGAAGATGTCGGCCACCACGTCGCCGTCGCCGGCCAGCAGCGCCTTGGTCGAGCACATCTCGGCGCAGGCCGGCAGCTTGCCTTCGGCCAGGCGGTTGCGGCCGTACTTCTCGAACTCGGCTTCGGAGCCGTTGGCTTCGGGGCCGCCGGCGCAGAAGGTGCACTTGTCCATCTTGCCGCGGGCGCCGAAGGTGCCCTGCGTCGGGAACTGCGGCGCGCCGAAGGGGCAGGCGTAGGAGCAGTAGCCGCAGCCGATGCAGACGTCCTTGTCGTGCAGCACCACGCCTTCTTCG
The sequence above is drawn from the Variovorax sp. J2L1-78 genome and encodes:
- a CDS encoding aldo/keto reductase — encoded protein: MSIPTTRLGRTGLTVSRLALGTMTFGLQTEESVSHAILNKATDGGINFLDIADVYPLGGGLETAGRTEEIVGRWLKAQGASRRGDFIVATKAVGKMGPNAWDQGASRKHLLAAIDASLKRLQLDHVDLYQLHSDDRETPLDEAIEAMDTIVKSGRARYIGVSNFLAYRLARALGRADFLRLTRFVSVQPRYSLLFREIERELLPLVGEEGLGVIPYNPLAGGLLTGKYKPGAKPEANTRFTLGTAGAMYQDRYWNERSFDAVQRLHAVADEAGVPLATLAVAWVMANPLITAPLLGASRPDQLDATLAAAEYKLDPALKTKLDELTAEFRKGDAPR
- a CDS encoding formate dehydrogenase subunit gamma yields the protein MRHVLTTASLVLAMALGAGTVAAQPAGASVSGTVTEAPAAAPTAPVAAPANGGIRSQNIFDVKPEASADPNYLNQSNGERVKVQPGNNAPMWRQVGQGTTGYSSLPKSEAPEAGNLIQPFVKYPGSRYTNAGEAWRQVRNNWIIPYGAALLFVTLLALAIFYFARGTIGLHGTETGRKIERFTPFERATHWSNAIAFVTLAISGIVMAFGKFFLLPILGGAIFGYLTYALKTIHNFVGPLFVVTTVFMIVTFIRSNWPTMADLKWLRHAGGLFGGKEVPSHRFNAGEKAVFWGGVLFLGTFVIGSGLFLDKLLPGFVYTRGEMQIAHMVHAVATLCMMAMIMGHIYIGTLGMSGAYKAMRTGYVDETWAKEHHELWYDDIVAGKIPAQRSADASTTPVRTVPVEGTPS
- the fdh3B gene encoding formate dehydrogenase FDH3 subunit beta; its protein translation is MARMKFVCDAERCIECNGCVTACKNENEVPWGVNRRRVVTLNDGVPGEKSISVACMHCSDAPCMAVCPVQCFYRTEEGVVLHDKDVCIGCGYCSYACPFGAPQFPTQGTFGARGKMDKCTFCAGGPEANGSEAEFEKYGRNRLAEGKLPACAEMCSTKALLAGDGDVVADIFRTRVLHRGKGAEVWGWGTAYGSQQAGTPTNGVKQ